The Flammeovirga yaeyamensis genome segment TAACGGATATCGCCTACAAACCTGTAAGAGGTAGAATTGCGGAAGCACTATTGCTTTTGGATAAAGCTTTTGAAGACAAAGAACAGATCACACTTACTCGTGAAGACTTGGCAGGCCTGGTTGGAACAGTAAAAGAAACTGCGATAAGAATCATATCGGAGTTTAAACACGAAAAATTGATTGAGATCAATAAAAGGAGTATCAAGATTATCAATCCGGATGGGTTGGTAAAAATTAGTCATTTATACGACTAAGATAACTCTAAGAAATCAAGAAATATTTTAGTAGCCATCGACCTCACCCGTCATGGCTATTTTTTTATCCAATAATTGACTGAAAGATGGAAAAACTGCCATCATTCATTATCAAAAGCTAAAACAAAGAATTTAAACATCAACTTTAACAGATAAGATAAACTATTAAATAGGGTATTATTCGATGACTTAAGGTTTTATAAAAATCATAAAAAAGTTAATCGATTAAATCTTTTTTGACAATTATCGTTATTGAATATTATAAAATTAGTACTTTTGCAGTTCGAAAAGGTACAACCTCCTATTTACGTCAAATAGAGGTATCAACTAAAGAACAAACCCTATTCCAACCATGAAAAGAGATGATATCATCTTTGATCTTATAGATCGCGAAAAAGAAAGACAAATTTCTGGCATCGAATTGATTGCTTCAGAAAACTTCGCCTCAGAACAAGTGATGGCAGCCATGGGTAGTGTATTGACTAACAAATACGCTGAAGGCCTACCAGGTAAACGTTATTACGGGGGTTGTGAAGTAGTTGATGAGGTAGAAAACCTTGCTATCGACCGTCTTAAAGAACTATTTGGTGCGGCTTGGGCCAATGTTCAACCTCACTCTGGTGCACAAGCAAACGCAGCAGTTATGTTAGCTGTTTTAAAGCCAGGTGATAAAATTTTGGGTTTTGACTTATCTCACGGTGGTCACTTAACTCACGGTTCTCCAGTAAACTTCTCTGGAAAACTTTACAAGCCAACATTCTATGGTGTAGAAAAAGAAACTGGTTTAATCGACTTCGATAAAGTGGTTGAAACTGCTCGTAAAGAAAAGCCACAATTAATTATTGCTGGTGCTTCTGCTTATTCTCGTGAGTGGGATTACGCTAAATTACGTGCTGTAGCTGACGAAATCGGAGCTTTATTAATGGCCGATATTTCTCACCCTTCAGGATTGATTGCAAAAGGTAAACTAAACGATCCTATCAAACACTGTCATATCGTAACTACAACAACTCATAAAACTCTTCGTGGACCAAGAGGTGGTGTAATTATGATGGGCGAGGACTTTGAAAACCCATGGGGATTAAAAACTCCAAAAGGTAAAACTCGTATGATGTCTTCTTTATTAGACTCAGGTGTTTTCCCTGGTACTCAAGGTGGTCCATTAGAGCACGTAATCGCAGCTAAAGCTATCGCTTTCGGTGAGGCTTTAACTCCAGAGTATGATGCTTATGTAACACAAGTACAAAAGAACGCTCAAGAAATGGCAAAACACTTCTTGGCTAAAGGTTATGAAATCATTTCAGGTGGTACAGACAACCACATGATGTTGATCGACCTTCGTTCGAAAAACTTGACAGGTAAGATCGCTGAAAATACATTAATCAAAGCGGATATTACTATCAACAAAAACATGGTACCATTCGATGACAAATCTCCATTTGTTACTTCAGGTATGCGTGTTGGTACTGCAGCCGTGACTACTCGTGGTCTTAAGGAAGCAGATATGGGTAAAATCGTTGACTTCATCGATCGCGTATTGATGAACCACGAAAATGATGCTGAAATTGAGAAAGTGAGAGCTGAGATCAATGAGTGGATGCGTCAGTTCCCATTGTTCCAATGGTAATAGGATATTCTCCTTTATAATAAGAAGCTAAGTTCAGCAATGGACTTAGCTTTTTTTGTATCCAACAAATGGATCATAATCAAATAGTTATTTTTGACATCTTATTTTATTATCTTAATAATTGTAATAAATCCAAACCAACAACCACAAAGAATCTTTAAAACCGTTAAAAAACATATAAATAATTAAATACTATCATGAAAAATCTATCAATCATCATCTTAACTTTACTATCATTTTCTTTTATAAGTTGTGATAATAACGACAATGGGGAAAACCCTACTAATGATCCAAGTATTTCTATCGATAATAAACAAGAGGTTTTAGAGGTGTATCCTTTACAACCCGTTCAATTGGATGTTCTAGCCAAAACAAATAGTAGTGCACCTATTAGTGATATTGACGGCACTCCAGAAGGATCTTGTATGGAGAGTCAAGACACTACTCTAAATGCCAACGAGGGTTATTTAAATTATAATCAATCCGCTCCTTATACTAATGGGGAATATGTTATCAATTTTACTGCTTATACTGATGAAGGTAAAACGGCCAATGTAAGACAACAAATTAGAGTAGTTGGCGAGCCTTTCATTATAGAAATTGATAGTACAGGAATTCCTGATTTAGCATTTGAAAATGCTAAGTTTACAGTAAAAGGTACTTTAAAATCTGTTTTGCCATTTAATGGAACAAGTACTTCAGTTGATGTACCTGCCCAAACAGGAATTCAATTTAGTACTAGTGCTTTAGAAAGTACTTTTGATGCTGTAGTGGACAATACTCTTGCTGGATTACCTCAATCACCAAGGACTGCTTTCGATGTAAAAAGTCATTCCCTTGAAAAAGATAGTAATGGATATTATACATATAACTTTGAAGTGACCTACACTGTCACAAGACCTAGTGTTGATTCAGAACTACCACAAAATGAATTCACAATCAACATCACTTATAATTATTTTGACTCTACAGTAAAATGCACTTCTGATGCTGATCCAATGTTTGGAACATGGTCTAAAACAGTGATTATACAAGATAATTAACAAAGAGTTTATCAAATATTAATTTATAAGGTGTTCGTTTTCAAAGATGAACACCTTATTTTTATGGTGTAATTATGAATTATTTAGACATTTATAAGTGCTAAATTGTTGGTAATCAAAAAATAATGTTCTACCTTTGCCCGTCGCAAACGTTCACCCGTTTTGCGTGTTCAGGTCGAAGTATTTACAACTTGCTGTTTTACAGGAACGTAAATGCTTCAAGTTTTAAATTAATAAAACGTACAATACAGTGGATACACTCAGTTACAAAACTGTTTCAGTAAACAAAGCTACAGCTCAAAAAGAGTGGGTTTTGATCGACGCTGAAGGTAAGACATTGGGACGTTTGGCTACTGAAATTGCCATGTACTTACGTGGTAAGAAGAAGCCTAGCTTTACACCAAATGTTGACTGTGGAGATAACGTAGTTGTTATCAATGCAGAAAAAGTGAAGCTTTCAGGTAAAAAGTGGGACGAAAAAGTATACCTTCGTTACTCTGGTTACCCAGGTGGTTTGAAATCAAGAACTGCTACAGAAATGAAAGCAAAGTTCCCTACAAGATTAGTAGAGAACGCAGTTAAAGGCATGTTGCCGAAAGGAAGATTGGGACGTGATTTATACCGTAACTTGTATGTATATGCAGGTGGCGAGCACAAGCACGAAGCTCAACAACCAAAGAAAATTGAACTTTAATTAAATTAAGTGATGGAAGTAATTAACACTTCAGGCAGAAGAAAGACTTCTGTAGCAAGAATTTACCTGAGTCAAGGTGAAGGAAAGATTACTGTCAACAAACGTGAGTTTGGTGATTATTTCCCATCTGAGGTTTTGCAAATCAAAGTGCAACAACCATTAGAATTGACTAATGAGTCTGGCAAGTACGATATTAGCGTAAACGTGCAAGGTGGTGGTATTAACGGACAAGCGGAAGCAGTTCGTTTAGCGATCTCTAAAGCACTTTGCGAAATCAACGCAGAACACAGATTGACATTGAAACCAGAAGGTTTCTTGACTCGTGACCCTCGTATGGTGGAAAGAAAGAAACCAGGTCGCAGAAAAGCGAGAAGAAAATTCCAATTCTCGAAACGTTAATCTTGTATTTTGTATTGCCGGCTATCGATGGTCTTCTCAGAAGACTATCAGCCGAGCTGCATAAATACGTTTTGCAAAAACAATCTACTTGTTAGAACAATGAAAAATTTAGAATATAAAGAACTGCTTGACGCAGGCGTTCACTTTGGTCACTTGACCAGAAAGTGGAATCCAAAGATGGCTCCTTACATCTTCATGGAGCGCAATGGTATCCACATCATTGACCTGAACAAAACAAAGACTGCTTTAGAGCAAGCACAAAACGCTCTAAAAAATATTGTAAAGTCTGGTCGTAAAGTGATGTTTGTTGCTACTAAAAAGCAAGCAAAAGACATCGTTGCTCAAGAAGCGGCAAGACTAAAAATGCCTTTCGTTACTGAGCGTTGGTTAGGTGGTATGTTAACTAACTTCCAAACAGTACGTAAGTCATTGAAAAAAATGTCGTCTATCGACAAATTAATGAAGTCGGATGAGTACAACTCTCTTGCAAAGCGTGAGCGTCTTATGATGCAACGTGAGCGTGAGAAGTTAGAAAGAGTATTGGGTGGTATTGCTGACCAAACTCGTCTTCCAGCTGCATTGTTTATCATTGACGTGAAGCGTGAGTCTATCGCTGTAAAAGAAGCTCAAAAATTGGGTATTCCTGTATTTGCAATGGTTGATACTAACTCAAACCCAGAGGGTGTTGATTTCGTTATCCCTGCAAATGACGACGCATTCAAATCTGTAAGTGCTATCATGGGTGCTGTAGGTTCTGCGATCGAAGAAGGAATTGGCGAGCGTAAGAAAGAGCGTGACGAAGCTGCATCTGCTGCTGCTGAAGCAGAAAAGAAAGCGGCTGACGAAGCTTCTAATGAGTAATTCTTATCTCGTTTACCTTTAAATTTTGAATAAAAATGGATATTAAAGATATCAAAGAGCTTGAAGCTAAACTTCACGAATTAAAAGTGAAGCAAGGCGATATCTTCAAGCAAAAGAAAGCGGACCGCGACGCTGCAGCTTTAGAAGCTATCCGTACTGAGATGGCTGAAGTTAAAGCTAAAGTTAAAGAAGGTTTAGCTGCTAATAAAGCTTCTAAATAAGCATAACTTATTTGGGTTTTAACCAAACCCGCATCGTACTAGTACCTTGCGGGTTTGTTCGTATAAATTTAAGGTAGTTTACTACCATTTGTTTAACCTCTTTTTTAAATCATAAAGAGATGGCTATCACAGCACAAGACGTAAAAAAGCTTCGTACTATGACTGGTGCGGGTATGATGGACTGTAAAAAAGCACTTTCAGAAGCTGAAGGTGATTTGGACAAAGCAGTTGAAATCCTTCGTAAAAAAGGTCAAAAATTGGCAGCTAAAAGAGCTGACAGAGAGACTACTGAAGGTCAAGTTTTCGTTTATTCTAGCGATGACAACTCAAAAGCAGTTGCTTTAGCTTTCGCTTGCGAAACTGAGCCTGTATCTGTAAACGACGAATTCAAAGCTTTAGGTCAAAGCTTATTGGATGCTGCTGTTGCTGCAGACGCTAAAACTGCTGAGGAAGTTCTTGCACTTACTGTTGATGGTGTAGCTGCTACTGAAGCTATCACAGCATTAACTGCTAAGATGGGTGAGAAAATGGAAATCTCTGGCTACGCTAACGTAGAAGGTGCTGCTGTTGCTGCTTATAAGCACGGTGCTTCTATCGCTGTATTAGTTGAGCTTTCTGAGGCTGCAGACGAAGCTGTATTAGAAGCTGGTAGAAACGTAGGTATGCAAGTTGCTGCTATGCGTCCATTGGCTCTAGCTGCTGAAGATGTAGATCCTACATTAATTGCTAAAGAAAAAGAAATCGGTGTTGAGCGTGCTCGTCAAGAAGGTAAGCCTGAGAATATCTTAGAGCGTATCGCTGAAGGTTACGTGAAGAAATTCTTAAAAGAAAACACTCTTCTTGAGCAAGCTTACGTTAAAGATCCTAGCCAATCGGTGAAGAACTACGTAGGTAGCGTGAAATCTGGTATGGTTGTAAAATCATTCAACAGAGTTTCAACTGGTAAGTAATTTTATTCCAACAAGGAATTAATTATATATGAAAGGTCATCCTATTTGTTTAGGGTGACCTTTTTTTCGTTGGTGATGATTTATGAAACGACTCTGTTGAAATTAAAAATGAAAAGTTAAAAATGAAAAACGTAGTTAGTAACAATAACGTGTAGAAATTAAAAGTGAAAAATTTAGAATGAAAAATGTAATTAGTTACAATAACGTGTAGGTGGGGTAATTAATACTGGCGCAGATGTTAAGCGATAGCGACATCTGTGTCTAAGAAACGTTAGAGAGGTCTCCCGACCTCGTTTTTAATTGATTATATATATCTACATAAAACACATATCAAGTTTAAATGATATCACTAGAAACACCCCAACGTTAGCTCCAGTAACCACGTTTTTAACTTTTCATTTTTAATTTTTAATTTTATACTTTTCATTTCAAAAAAAAAGACTCCTCACCGAAGTAAGAAGTCTTTCTTTTTATAGCTCGCTTATAGAATTAGTTAGACCATAGGTCTGATTCGAACTCTACAAGGTCATATTTGTATTCTAAACCTTTCATCAAAGCGATATCACCTTTAGCATCTCCATACAATAAAGCAATGTCTTTATCTTGTGTATTAGAGTATTTAGTGATCTTACCATCATGTAACAATAGATCGAAAGCATCTGAAAGGTTTTTACTTTCTGCTAAGTTTCTATCGTTATACCAAAGTGCGTCTCTGTTCTCTTTGAAAAGGTTTTCTACTACCTCTTTGTATGAGAATGAAGCAACTTGTCTTTCCAAAGTACCACCGTTGTTTTCAGCAGGAAGAACTAGTGTCAACACTTGAATATCGTGGATCCACTTACCTCTTCTTCGGTCAAACAAGATATCTACTTGAACATCCATTAAATAGATGTCTTCAGGATAAACTTCGTCTGAAGAAGCAGCTACTGCACCAGCGCCGCCGCTTCCGCCGCCGCCCCAGCTATCGCCTGAGTCACCCCAGCCGCCGCCGCCGCCGCCCCAATCGTCGCCGCCGCCCCAGTCGTCACCGCCGCCTGAGTCACCACCTAGATTAGGCTTCTTAACACGCTCTTTGAATTCGTCAATAGTAAGACGCTTTTTCAAAGAATCATTTTCATATGGTCTAAGTAAGCTACTCTTCACGGCATCAATCATCAGTTTTGGTAACCATCTATTCTTAGCGAAGAATGGCTGATTCATTTTATCGTTCAGGTTAACTCTGTACCATACTGTTCTTTTAAACATAATGTCTGCATTACGAACAGGTCTCACAGAGTGCTTATTCCATTCACTCTCATCAATCTCCTGAGCGTAAGCCATGCTAGCAAATACTGTAAATGCTAGTAAAAGTATTCCTCTTAGACTTTTCATAATATTTAATTCTTCTTAGTTCACTGCAATTGTTGTGATACCGCCAACACCTGGAACTGTTTCAGTTTTACCCAAAGAGTTTTTACGAACCACTTTCTTTACATCAACTACAATACGAACACCTTCTGTTTTAGGAGCGTTTCTTAATAATCGTCCGATATCCATTGATTGGTTACCACCTGTAACACGCATAGGTTTACCAATTGGTTTAGTACCGAATGCCACTGTAACTTCCCAATCTACTACACGGTAGTTAGCTTCATCTGGAAGAGCTGCTTTAAATTCAGCATCTGGCTCAGGAACAACACGTAATTTAGAAGTCTTACGTGAGATACCTTTTTTCATATCGACACCTGGGAACTTAATTGTTGGTTTTGGTACACCACGAGTTTTGAACGTTTTAGTACCAATTCTGTTACCACCACTGTTTACAGTAAGTACAACGCTTTTCGCCTTTTGAGTAGGGATAATTGTTGCAGTCTTACCTTTACCTTTTACAGAAGCATTTGTTGCAGAGAATCTTGGGCTGTAAGACTCACCTAAAGCAGGTACGTCTACAACTAATTTGTTAGCAACGTTTCTATAAAGGGCATTTACAGTTGCTGAGTTTACAGAAATTGTAGGTCTAACTACTACGTACTCTTCCTCTACTAATAATGTAGTATCACCGAAAGGAGTAGTATATGTAATCTCACCTTTCCAAGTTTGAGTTGAACGACCGTTTTTATCATATTTAGCTGCTTTTGCAGGGAATTTAATTGTACCTACACCTGCTTCTACTTTGATATCAGCACCGTTTTGTTTCATTCTTGGCTTAGCTGCTGAAGATGATGCAGCAATAAACATTGTTGCTTCATAATCCAATCCAGCTGCTACAAATTTCGAAGTTGGTTTAACAACCGCTACTACTTTATCAAAAACTACACGTCCACCAACTCTGTCGTTCAATACTTGTAAAACTTTCGTTTCAGCTTGTAATACTTCAGACGATACCTCTGTTAACACTGCTAATGCTGCAGCTACTGGAGTATCCTCGAATTGAATTTGAGCGTAGTCTTTATTCTTGTTGTCTTTATCCTTAGCATACTGCGGCATTTCTTTCGCAGACTTTGCTAACTTTCCGATTTTTCTCCAAGTTTTCGTAGTATCAAATTTCATAGCTACAGCATCATAATGCTTCGCTAATTCATTTAACTTCTTTTCAAGGTCATAAGCTTTACCTTTTACTTTAGCTCCCTCAACACCGATCATAATCTCAGCAGGGATTTGGGTATCACTTTTTCCTTTTAATTCACCTGTACTTTCATCATAATCACCAGATTTCTTAATGATCTCCTGCTTAAGATCCTCAATAAGATCAGTTACTTTTACAGTCTCTGTTCTTAAAGCAGTCGCTTCTTTAAGTACTTCCTGAGTGATTTTGTTGTTTTTCTTTTTTACAGCTGCTTCAATTGCATGCAACTGTCTATCGTTTTCTTGAATCTTAATTTCATTCGCCTCATTAAGTGCACGTTCAATGAACATGAACTTATCAAGAACCGTGTTACTAACATTCAATGCGAGCATGGCCATAAGTACTAAGTACATTAGACCAATCATCCGTTGTCTTGGTGTTTCCTTACCTCCTGCCATCAGTCTTTTTAGATTATTGTGTTAAAATTAGACATCTTGTGAAAGACTAGACTAGCCTTTCATAGCAGTTAGCATCTTACCATATACATTGTTCAACTGAGTTAAGTTAGTTGTCAATGTAGACATTTGTGTTTTGAATTTAGAAGCCTCTTTAGATGCTTCGTCCATACTTTGAACAGCATTAGCCAAGTTACCGTGGAATTTATTGATTGTTTTAAGATGGTTATTCGCATCTTTCAATTCCATTTCGTAAACAGCGTTTAATGCACCTAAATTCTTAGTGATTGCTTGTACTTGAGCTTGGTGAGCTTTAGAGTCAGCAGCAGTACCTTCCATTGTTTTCATTGCTGTAACAGTAGTCGAGAAAGACTTGTTTAAGTCGCCCATAGACTTTGTAGCTAC includes the following:
- the glyA gene encoding serine hydroxymethyltransferase, which encodes MKRDDIIFDLIDREKERQISGIELIASENFASEQVMAAMGSVLTNKYAEGLPGKRYYGGCEVVDEVENLAIDRLKELFGAAWANVQPHSGAQANAAVMLAVLKPGDKILGFDLSHGGHLTHGSPVNFSGKLYKPTFYGVEKETGLIDFDKVVETARKEKPQLIIAGASAYSREWDYAKLRAVADEIGALLMADISHPSGLIAKGKLNDPIKHCHIVTTTTHKTLRGPRGGVIMMGEDFENPWGLKTPKGKTRMMSSLLDSGVFPGTQGGPLEHVIAAKAIAFGEALTPEYDAYVTQVQKNAQEMAKHFLAKGYEIISGGTDNHMMLIDLRSKNLTGKIAENTLIKADITINKNMVPFDDKSPFVTSGMRVGTAAVTTRGLKEADMGKIVDFIDRVLMNHENDAEIEKVRAEINEWMRQFPLFQW
- the rplM gene encoding 50S ribosomal protein L13, which translates into the protein MDTLSYKTVSVNKATAQKEWVLIDAEGKTLGRLATEIAMYLRGKKKPSFTPNVDCGDNVVVINAEKVKLSGKKWDEKVYLRYSGYPGGLKSRTATEMKAKFPTRLVENAVKGMLPKGRLGRDLYRNLYVYAGGEHKHEAQQPKKIEL
- the rpsI gene encoding 30S ribosomal protein S9, whose protein sequence is MEVINTSGRRKTSVARIYLSQGEGKITVNKREFGDYFPSEVLQIKVQQPLELTNESGKYDISVNVQGGGINGQAEAVRLAISKALCEINAEHRLTLKPEGFLTRDPRMVERKKPGRRKARRKFQFSKR
- the rpsB gene encoding 30S ribosomal protein S2; the protein is MKNLEYKELLDAGVHFGHLTRKWNPKMAPYIFMERNGIHIIDLNKTKTALEQAQNALKNIVKSGRKVMFVATKKQAKDIVAQEAARLKMPFVTERWLGGMLTNFQTVRKSLKKMSSIDKLMKSDEYNSLAKRERLMMQREREKLERVLGGIADQTRLPAALFIIDVKRESIAVKEAQKLGIPVFAMVDTNSNPEGVDFVIPANDDAFKSVSAIMGAVGSAIEEGIGERKKERDEAASAAAEAEKKAADEASNE
- the tsf gene encoding translation elongation factor Ts gives rise to the protein MAITAQDVKKLRTMTGAGMMDCKKALSEAEGDLDKAVEILRKKGQKLAAKRADRETTEGQVFVYSSDDNSKAVALAFACETEPVSVNDEFKALGQSLLDAAVAADAKTAEEVLALTVDGVAATEAITALTAKMGEKMEISGYANVEGAAVAAYKHGASIAVLVELSEAADEAVLEAGRNVGMQVAAMRPLALAAEDVDPTLIAKEKEIGVERARQEGKPENILERIAEGYVKKFLKENTLLEQAYVKDPSQSVKNYVGSVKSGMVVKSFNRVSTGK
- the porM gene encoding type IX secretion system motor protein PorM/GldM gives rise to the protein MAGGKETPRQRMIGLMYLVLMAMLALNVSNTVLDKFMFIERALNEANEIKIQENDRQLHAIEAAVKKKNNKITQEVLKEATALRTETVKVTDLIEDLKQEIIKKSGDYDESTGELKGKSDTQIPAEIMIGVEGAKVKGKAYDLEKKLNELAKHYDAVAMKFDTTKTWRKIGKLAKSAKEMPQYAKDKDNKNKDYAQIQFEDTPVAAALAVLTEVSSEVLQAETKVLQVLNDRVGGRVVFDKVVAVVKPTSKFVAAGLDYEATMFIAASSSAAKPRMKQNGADIKVEAGVGTIKFPAKAAKYDKNGRSTQTWKGEITYTTPFGDTTLLVEEEYVVVRPTISVNSATVNALYRNVANKLVVDVPALGESYSPRFSATNASVKGKGKTATIIPTQKAKSVVLTVNSGGNRIGTKTFKTRGVPKPTIKFPGVDMKKGISRKTSKLRVVPEPDAEFKAALPDEANYRVVDWEVTVAFGTKPIGKPMRVTGGNQSMDIGRLLRNAPKTEGVRIVVDVKKVVRKNSLGKTETVPGVGGITTIAVN